A single Mangrovimonas sp. YM274 DNA region contains:
- a CDS encoding diphosphomevalonate/mevalonate 3,5-bisphosphate decarboxylase family protein, protein MTANDFIPKPYSNQVANGKVTWESPSNIALVKYWGKKKDQIPENPSISFTLNNCKTITTLTYTAKDNHDDFEFEVFLDGKEKEDFKPKIATFFQRVESYLPFLKRFQFKIETSNSFPHSSGIASSASGMSALALCLMSIERELNPKISKEEFKAKASFLARLGSGSACRSIEGDLIVWGENETVEGSTDLFGIKYPYVVHDNFKDYQDTILLVDRGEKQVSSTVGHNLMYGHPFATQRFEQAHDNLAKLKPILETGDLNQFIALIESEALTLHAMMMTSMPYFILMKPNTLEIIQKIWVFREKTGLHIGFTLDAGANVHVLYPKAEATQILEFIKDELVGYCQNEQYICDQIGLGANQIL, encoded by the coding sequence ATGACAGCAAACGATTTTATCCCAAAGCCATACAGTAATCAAGTTGCAAATGGCAAGGTGACTTGGGAGTCGCCAAGTAACATTGCACTGGTGAAATATTGGGGGAAAAAGAAAGATCAAATTCCAGAGAATCCATCCATCAGTTTTACGCTGAACAATTGTAAAACCATTACCACCCTTACATATACAGCCAAAGACAATCATGATGACTTTGAGTTTGAAGTGTTTTTGGATGGCAAGGAAAAGGAGGACTTTAAACCGAAAATTGCTACATTTTTTCAGAGAGTTGAAAGCTATTTGCCATTTTTAAAGCGTTTTCAATTTAAGATAGAAACCTCCAATTCCTTTCCGCATAGTTCTGGGATTGCTTCTTCTGCAAGCGGCATGAGTGCCTTGGCATTGTGCCTCATGAGTATAGAGAGGGAATTGAATCCTAAAATTTCAAAGGAAGAGTTTAAAGCCAAAGCCTCTTTTTTAGCACGTTTGGGATCGGGAAGTGCCTGCAGAAGTATTGAAGGAGATTTGATTGTTTGGGGAGAAAACGAAACGGTTGAAGGTAGTACTGATTTGTTTGGAATAAAGTATCCATATGTAGTTCACGATAATTTTAAGGACTATCAAGATACAATCTTGTTAGTGGATCGAGGTGAAAAACAGGTGAGCAGTACGGTTGGGCACAATTTGATGTACGGCCATCCTTTTGCGACACAACGTTTTGAACAAGCTCATGACAATCTAGCAAAATTAAAGCCGATTCTAGAAACTGGCGATTTAAACCAATTCATTGCCCTTATAGAAAGTGAGGCGCTTACGCTTCATGCTATGATGATGACGAGCATGCCGTATTTCATTTTGATGAAACCAAATACCCTTGAAATCATCCAAAAAATATGGGTTTTCCGAGAAAAGACAGGGCTTCACATAGGATTTACTTTGGACGCTGGTGCGAATGTACATGTGCTGTATCCAAAAGCAGAAGCAACCCAAATTTTGGAATTTATTAAGGACGAGTTGGTTGGCTATTGTCAAAATGAGCAATATATTTGCGACCAAATTGGTTTGGGCGCAAACCAAATATTATAA
- the msrA gene encoding peptide-methionine (S)-S-oxide reductase MsrA, translating into MNNNQYEIATLGGGCFWCTEAVFQELEGVETVVSGYMGGSVPGTPTYREVCSGLTGHAEVVQVTFNPSKVTFKELLEVFMTTHNPTTLNQQGADVGTQYRSVIFYHDDSQKQIAEEVLRDMAQYFESPIVTEITELQVFHKAEDYHQNYYRNNPDQGYCSFVIAPKLSKLRQMFQSKLKSKT; encoded by the coding sequence ATGAATAATAATCAATATGAAATAGCCACTTTGGGTGGCGGATGTTTTTGGTGTACTGAAGCTGTGTTTCAGGAGCTTGAAGGTGTGGAAACTGTTGTTTCGGGATATATGGGAGGGAGTGTTCCGGGAACTCCAACCTATCGGGAGGTCTGCTCTGGTTTGACGGGCCATGCCGAGGTAGTGCAAGTAACATTCAATCCTTCTAAAGTTACATTTAAGGAACTTTTGGAAGTCTTCATGACCACTCATAACCCAACAACTTTGAATCAACAAGGCGCTGATGTTGGGACGCAGTATCGTTCGGTGATTTTTTATCATGACGATAGTCAAAAACAAATAGCCGAAGAGGTGTTGCGAGATATGGCGCAGTATTTTGAATCTCCTATCGTAACTGAAATTACTGAGTTGCAAGTATTCCATAAAGCAGAAGACTATCATCAGAATTATTATCGCAACAACCCCGATCAGGGGTATTGCAGTTTTGTGATTGCTCCGAAATTGTCCAAATTAAGACAAATGTTTCAGTCTAAATTGAAGTCTAAGACTTAA
- a CDS encoding acyl-CoA thioesterase II, with the protein MTSVNDLLQLLHLDSNSENQFQGLSKTVGSPNVFGGQVLAQAINAAYRTITNQRVLHSMHAYFLEAGNLELPITYDVGSMRDGGSFSVRRVTASQNGTVIFILSASFHKKEEGYDHQIEIPKNIKQPEELLSWSDMLEQFGEAIPPRTKGFLQIERPIEFKPVEVVDPFNKKDLPPSTNVWFKLKGDSSNLDLSQKQQILTYISDYNILAAAMNRHASKAHWGNTQTASLDHSMWYFRDFNFDDWLLYAIESPNASNARGFAKGNIFTRDGKLVASVAQEGLMRPLKK; encoded by the coding sequence ATGACTTCAGTAAACGACTTATTACAATTACTCCATTTAGATTCGAATTCTGAAAATCAATTTCAAGGTCTCAGTAAAACTGTTGGGAGCCCCAATGTGTTTGGAGGGCAAGTATTGGCCCAAGCCATAAATGCTGCGTACAGGACTATTACCAATCAGCGAGTATTACATTCCATGCATGCCTATTTTTTGGAAGCTGGAAATTTGGAATTGCCCATAACTTATGATGTTGGGAGTATGAGGGACGGTGGAAGTTTCTCGGTAAGACGTGTCACAGCTAGCCAGAATGGGACTGTTATTTTTATTTTATCGGCTTCTTTTCATAAAAAGGAGGAAGGTTATGATCATCAGATAGAGATTCCGAAGAATATTAAACAGCCAGAGGAATTGTTAAGTTGGAGTGATATGTTGGAGCAGTTTGGGGAAGCCATTCCGCCAAGGACCAAAGGCTTTTTGCAAATTGAGCGTCCTATAGAATTTAAACCGGTTGAGGTTGTAGATCCATTCAATAAAAAAGATTTGCCACCATCCACCAATGTTTGGTTCAAGTTAAAGGGAGACAGTTCTAACTTGGACTTGTCTCAAAAACAGCAGATCCTAACCTATATTTCAGATTATAATATTTTGGCTGCCGCTATGAACAGGCATGCTAGTAAGGCTCATTGGGGGAATACCCAAACGGCTAGTTTGGATCACTCCATGTGGTATTTTAGGGATTTTAATTTTGACGATTGGTTGCTTTATGCCATTGAGTCTCCCAATGCTTCTAATGCTCGTGGGTTTGCCAAAGGGAATATTTTTACCAGGGATGGTAAACTTGTTGCCTCTGTAGCACAAGAAGGTTTAATGCGTCCTTTAAAAAAATGA
- the msrB gene encoding peptide-methionine (R)-S-oxide reductase MsrB, producing MLYWKDIMHFVVHGNLEPNCRVEKTEDEWRKQLTWEEFRITRKHVTETPGTGELCHMYEEGKYQCVCCGVLLFDASGKFKSNTGWPSFTQPAQPNAIKYVKDNSLGMLRVEILCNTCDAHLGHVFPDGPEPSGLRYCVNSAALQMIKESEHE from the coding sequence ATGTTGTATTGGAAAGACATCATGCACTTTGTAGTGCATGGAAATCTAGAACCAAATTGTAGAGTTGAAAAAACGGAGGACGAATGGCGAAAACAGTTGACTTGGGAGGAGTTTAGAATTACCCGTAAACATGTAACCGAAACACCCGGCACAGGGGAATTGTGTCATATGTATGAAGAAGGGAAATACCAATGTGTTTGCTGTGGCGTTCTATTGTTTGACGCGTCTGGTAAGTTTAAATCCAATACGGGTTGGCCAAGTTTTACTCAGCCAGCTCAGCCAAATGCAATTAAATATGTAAAAGATAATTCGTTAGGAATGCTTCGGGTAGAGATTTTGTGCAATACCTGCGATGCTCATTTGGGACATGTGTTTCCAGATGGTCCAGAACCTTCGGGGTTGCGCTATTGTGTCAATTCTGCAGCGTTACAAATGATAAAAGAGTCAGAACATGAATAA
- a CDS encoding geranylgeranylglycerol-phosphate geranylgeranyltransferase: MLSRKQKHILLKFFSMFSVVRGYNILMMVVAQYLASIYILAHDKSVKEVIFDVNLLMLVLASSAVIAGGYIINNFYDSEKDLINRPQKSMLDKLVSQNTKLSFYFVLNFIAVILASYVSFKAVLFFSVYIFAIWLYSHKLKRLPFIGNLTSAVLTITPFFVIFIYYKNFEHVIFVHAMFLFLIISMRELTKDLENIKGDLAQDYHTIPIVYGEKATKTMLTVLGILTLVPTLLLICKFQVGKMSYFFYFSLALLMLFQVLLWKSHSKFQYLILHNILKIIILAGVVSIPLIDISLVLDKITLIV, encoded by the coding sequence ATGCTGTCCAGAAAACAAAAACATATCCTGCTAAAGTTTTTTAGCATGTTTTCTGTGGTTCGAGGTTACAATATCTTGATGATGGTTGTTGCCCAATACTTGGCTTCTATCTACATTCTGGCCCACGACAAGTCTGTCAAGGAGGTTATTTTCGATGTGAATTTGTTGATGTTGGTATTGGCTTCTTCAGCGGTGATTGCAGGTGGCTACATTATCAATAATTTCTACGACTCCGAAAAGGACTTGATTAACCGTCCGCAAAAATCGATGTTGGATAAGTTGGTGAGTCAAAATACCAAGCTTTCCTTTTACTTCGTTCTGAATTTTATCGCGGTGATTTTGGCTAGCTATGTGTCGTTTAAGGCAGTGTTGTTCTTTTCGGTGTATATTTTTGCCATTTGGCTGTATTCACATAAGTTGAAACGTTTGCCTTTTATTGGTAATTTAACGTCTGCTGTACTTACCATTACCCCGTTTTTCGTGATTTTTATATATTATAAAAACTTCGAGCATGTCATTTTTGTCCATGCCATGTTTTTATTCTTAATTATCTCAATGAGAGAGCTTACCAAGGATTTGGAGAACATAAAAGGAGATTTGGCTCAAGACTATCATACCATTCCAATTGTTTATGGAGAGAAGGCGACCAAAACTATGTTGACCGTTTTGGGTATCCTTACTTTAGTGCCTACACTATTGCTTATTTGTAAGTTTCAAGTAGGCAAAATGAGCTATTTCTTCTATTTCAGCTTGGCCCTGCTGATGCTCTTTCAAGTATTGTTATGGAAATCTCATTCGAAATTTCAATATTTGATTTTGCATAACATATTGAAAATAATAATTTTAGCTGGCGTGGTGAGCATTCCTCTTATCGACATTTCTCTTGTGTTGGATAAAATCACTTTAATTGTTTAA
- a CDS encoding NAD(P)/FAD-dependent oxidoreductase, with translation MRHFDVIIVGGGAAGFFAAINIAEQNPSLQICILEKNKEGLQKVKVSGGGRCNVTHAEFIPQELVLNYPRGEKELLGPFHQFMTGDTIEWFEKRGVELKIEEDGRMFPVSNSSQTIINCFLSEAEKYGIEVLYSQNVTNLEVEKSIDGEMEGFNVQTKEMELACDKLLIATGSSVKFWKLLERLGHTVVAPVPSLFTFNIKDKRIADIPGVVALDVEVTVLDSALRSEGPLLITHWGMSAPSILKLSAFGALELAKKNYQFQIEVNFIKQSFEDCLAMLKDLKQSLAKKTVYKLAQYELPKRLWQQLVLAANINPDTRWADLNKEQLEALALQLTKAVFEVDGKSTFKDEFVTAGGVDLKEVNFKTFESKLFPGLFFAGEVLNIDAVTGGFNFQNAWTGAYLASKAMSS, from the coding sequence ATGAGGCATTTCGACGTCATTATAGTGGGAGGTGGTGCAGCTGGTTTTTTTGCGGCCATCAATATTGCAGAGCAAAATCCTTCACTACAAATCTGTATTCTGGAAAAGAATAAGGAAGGTCTTCAAAAGGTGAAAGTATCTGGTGGTGGCAGGTGTAATGTTACCCATGCGGAGTTTATTCCGCAGGAATTAGTGTTGAATTATCCTAGGGGTGAAAAGGAGCTTTTGGGCCCGTTTCATCAATTCATGACAGGCGATACCATTGAGTGGTTTGAAAAACGAGGTGTGGAACTTAAAATTGAAGAGGACGGAAGGATGTTTCCGGTTTCCAATTCTTCCCAAACTATTATCAACTGTTTTTTATCCGAAGCCGAAAAATACGGGATTGAAGTACTTTACAGTCAAAACGTAACCAATTTGGAGGTTGAAAAGAGTATTGATGGTGAAATGGAAGGTTTTAATGTACAAACTAAAGAAATGGAATTAGCTTGCGATAAACTTTTGATCGCCACGGGAAGTAGCGTGAAGTTTTGGAAACTTTTGGAGCGCTTGGGGCATACTGTGGTTGCTCCGGTACCTTCTTTGTTTACCTTCAATATAAAAGATAAACGCATTGCAGACATCCCTGGAGTCGTGGCTTTGGATGTGGAAGTCACTGTTTTGGATTCCGCTTTAAGAAGCGAAGGTCCTTTATTGATTACCCATTGGGGCATGAGCGCACCTTCAATTTTAAAACTCTCGGCATTTGGGGCTCTTGAGTTGGCGAAAAAGAACTATCAATTTCAAATAGAAGTCAATTTTATAAAGCAATCTTTTGAAGACTGCTTGGCAATGTTGAAGGATTTGAAGCAATCTTTGGCAAAAAAAACAGTCTATAAATTGGCGCAATATGAATTGCCCAAACGTTTGTGGCAACAGTTGGTATTGGCTGCCAATATCAATCCTGATACCCGCTGGGCCGATTTGAATAAGGAACAATTGGAAGCATTGGCTTTACAACTTACCAAGGCCGTTTTTGAAGTAGATGGCAAAAGCACGTTTAAAGATGAGTTTGTAACGGCAGGAGGTGTGGATTTGAAAGAAGTCAATTTTAAAACCTTTGAAAGCAAGTTGTTTCCAGGACTCTTTTTTGCAGGGGAAGTGTTGAATATTGATGCGGTTACTGGTGGTTTCAATTTTCAGAATGCTTGGACTGGGGCTTATTTAGCATCTAAAGCGATGTCATCATGA
- a CDS encoding pseudouridine synthase — translation MSRKQGSDRKGGPSGRGGRTSNKKSYARGNAPIKPKSKPASSSNPDEIRLNKYIANSGVCSRRDADMNIAMGLVTVNGKVVTEMGYKVKLEDEVRFDGSRINPEKKAYVLLNKPKGFATTTSNAKGMTVMDLIANATSSRVKPIGRLGRNSTGLLLFTNDEAVVKKFTNSKNGVPRLFQIDLDKNLKYEDLKKIQEGLKIDGKLVAVEEVSYIEGQSKNLIGLKIKNTGNTIIRTIFDHLGYDIIKIDCVAIAHLTKKDLPRGHWKLLSEQEVNLLKML, via the coding sequence ATGAGCAGAAAACAGGGGAGTGACAGAAAGGGTGGACCTTCAGGAAGAGGTGGAAGAACAAGCAACAAAAAAAGCTATGCAAGAGGGAATGCACCAATAAAGCCAAAATCCAAACCAGCTTCAAGTTCCAATCCAGATGAGATTAGGCTCAACAAATACATTGCCAATTCAGGAGTTTGTTCTAGACGTGATGCCGATATGAATATTGCCATGGGCTTAGTGACTGTAAATGGTAAAGTGGTTACTGAAATGGGCTATAAGGTAAAACTGGAGGATGAGGTGCGCTTTGATGGTTCCCGTATTAACCCAGAGAAAAAAGCCTATGTACTTTTAAACAAACCTAAAGGATTTGCAACTACCACTAGTAATGCTAAGGGCATGACGGTTATGGATTTGATTGCTAATGCTACGTCGTCAAGGGTGAAGCCTATTGGACGTTTGGGGCGCAATTCTACAGGGTTGTTGTTGTTTACCAATGATGAAGCTGTGGTGAAAAAATTTACCAACTCCAAAAACGGTGTGCCAAGATTGTTTCAGATTGATTTGGATAAGAATCTGAAGTACGAGGATTTAAAGAAAATTCAGGAAGGTCTTAAGATAGATGGAAAGCTTGTTGCTGTTGAGGAAGTAAGCTATATCGAAGGACAAAGTAAAAATCTTATCGGATTAAAAATTAAAAATACGGGTAACACTATTATTCGTACAATTTTTGATCACTTGGGATATGATATTATCAAGATAGACTGTGTGGCCATAGCGCATCTTACCAAAAAGGATCTCCCTAGAGGGCATTGGAAACTTCTTTCGGAACAAGAGGTTAACTTGTTGAAAATGTTATAG
- a CDS encoding DUF1697 domain-containing protein: MNTYIALLRGINVSGQKKVPMAQLRELLIASGLEEVQTYIQSGNVVFKSSETNLLNLQEKIQSAIQSEFGFDVPVLVLSPEKLQQVFDACPFSEEKKQNSYFTLLFDTPDSTLVAEASQVSYPNEEFVIIGDCIYFYCSLGYGRAKYNNNFFERKLKVTATARNYKTMLKLLSLSA, encoded by the coding sequence ATGAACACTTACATTGCATTATTAAGAGGGATTAACGTGAGCGGACAGAAAAAAGTTCCCATGGCTCAATTGAGGGAGCTTCTAATCGCTTCCGGTTTGGAAGAGGTGCAAACGTATATTCAAAGTGGGAATGTGGTTTTCAAGTCTTCTGAAACCAATCTTTTGAATTTGCAGGAGAAAATCCAATCGGCCATTCAATCGGAGTTCGGTTTTGATGTTCCGGTTTTGGTGTTGTCGCCAGAGAAATTGCAACAAGTTTTTGATGCTTGTCCTTTTTCCGAAGAGAAAAAACAAAACAGCTATTTTACGCTATTATTTGATACTCCAGATTCAACATTGGTAGCGGAAGCTTCGCAAGTATCTTACCCCAATGAAGAATTTGTCATAATAGGAGATTGTATCTATTTTTATTGCTCCCTGGGGTATGGAAGGGCTAAATACAATAATAATTTCTTTGAACGGAAATTAAAGGTGACTGCCACGGCAAGAAACTATAAAACTATGCTAAAGTTGTTATCTTTGTCGGCATAA
- a CDS encoding arginine decarboxylase — protein sequence MNTKYIDLINQSFYFPQEEFKLEGSNLQFHDIDLKQLVETYGSPLKFTYLPQISNNINKAKGWFAEAIKKHGYKGKYNYCYCTKSSHFKHVLNEALKNDIHIETSSAFDIDIVESLKKEGKITNNTYVISNGFKRAQYITNIARLINEGHKNCIPIIDNYEELDLLSQEIEGKYKVGIRIASEEEPKFEFYTSRLGIGYKNIVPFYNKQIKENNKVELKMLHFFINTGIRDNAYYWNELTKCLKVYVNLKRVCPTLDSLNIGGGFPIKNSLGFEFDYEYMVDEIVNQINLICKEEEVDVPNIFTEFGSFTVGESGGAIYEVLYQKQQNDREKWNMINSSFITTLPDTWAINKRFVMLPINRWNDSYERVLLGGLTCDSDDYYNSEQHMNAIYLPKYNKDKPLYIGFFNTGAYQETIGGFGGLQHCLIPSPKHILIDKDEDGNITTKLFSEQQKSEDLLKILGYHEQ from the coding sequence ATGAATACTAAATATATTGATTTAATCAATCAGTCCTTTTATTTTCCTCAAGAAGAATTTAAACTGGAAGGTAGCAACCTGCAGTTTCATGACATAGATTTAAAGCAATTGGTGGAAACCTATGGTTCACCATTGAAGTTTACCTATTTACCCCAGATTTCAAATAACATCAATAAAGCAAAAGGTTGGTTTGCAGAGGCCATTAAAAAGCATGGCTACAAAGGAAAGTATAACTATTGTTATTGTACCAAGAGTTCTCATTTTAAGCATGTACTTAACGAGGCATTAAAGAATGACATCCATATTGAAACCTCTTCGGCATTTGATATTGATATTGTGGAGTCCCTTAAAAAGGAAGGGAAAATTACCAATAATACCTACGTGATCAGTAATGGGTTTAAGCGAGCCCAATACATTACCAACATAGCAAGATTGATTAATGAGGGACACAAAAACTGTATTCCCATTATCGATAATTACGAGGAATTGGATTTGCTTTCACAAGAAATTGAGGGGAAATATAAGGTGGGCATTCGGATTGCTTCCGAAGAAGAACCAAAATTTGAGTTTTATACCTCTAGATTGGGAATTGGATACAAGAACATTGTGCCCTTCTATAATAAGCAGATTAAAGAGAACAATAAGGTAGAGCTTAAAATGTTGCATTTCTTTATCAATACGGGGATTCGCGACAATGCTTACTATTGGAATGAGCTTACCAAATGTTTGAAGGTGTATGTCAATCTTAAAAGGGTTTGTCCAACCTTGGACAGCCTGAATATTGGTGGAGGTTTTCCTATCAAAAATTCGTTAGGGTTTGAGTTTGATTACGAGTATATGGTTGATGAAATTGTAAACCAGATCAACTTGATATGTAAAGAGGAAGAGGTAGATGTGCCAAACATTTTTACCGAATTTGGAAGTTTTACCGTTGGTGAGAGTGGTGGAGCCATTTATGAGGTGCTGTATCAAAAGCAGCAGAACGATCGCGAAAAATGGAATATGATCAATTCTTCCTTCATCACAACCTTGCCGGATACCTGGGCTATTAACAAGCGTTTTGTCATGCTTCCAATAAATAGATGGAACGATAGCTACGAGCGTGTACTTCTAGGCGGTTTGACATGCGATAGTGACGATTATTACAATAGCGAACAGCACATGAATGCGATTTATCTACCGAAATACAATAAGGATAAACCGTTATATATAGGATTCTTTAATACAGGAGCATACCAAGAGACTATTGGAGGCTTTGGAGGTTTGCAACACTGCTTGATTCCTTCTCCAAAACATATTCTAATAGACAAAGATGAAGATGGCAACATCACAACAAAATTATTTAGCGAACAACAAAAAAGTGAAGACTTACTTAAAATTTTAGGTTACCATGAGCAATAA
- a CDS encoding mevalonate kinase, which produces MKGPLFYSKILLFGEYGIIKDSKGLSIPYNFYNGALKVADVPTEASKNSNQNLRDFATFLGQLATGLVTFDLETLKKDIDAGMYFDSSIPQGYGVGSSGALVAAIYDKYAQDKITVLENLTREKLLKLKLIFSEMESFFHGKSSGLDPLNSYLSLPILINSKDNIEATGIPSQKTDGKGAVFLLDSGIIGETAPMVQIFMENMKQEGFRNMIKDQFIKHTDACVEDFLKGDFKSLFKNTKQLSKVVLHHFKPMIPKQFHDLWKQGIETNDYYLKLCGSGGGGYILGFTEDLEKAKQALKGHKLEVVYNF; this is translated from the coding sequence ATGAAAGGACCTCTATTTTACTCTAAAATATTACTCTTCGGAGAATATGGAATCATCAAGGATTCCAAGGGATTGTCAATACCTTATAACTTTTACAACGGAGCTCTTAAAGTGGCCGATGTGCCTACCGAAGCTTCCAAAAACTCCAATCAAAATTTACGCGACTTTGCAACGTTCTTGGGGCAGTTGGCTACAGGTTTGGTAACTTTTGATTTGGAAACGTTAAAAAAGGATATTGATGCCGGGATGTACTTTGACTCTTCCATTCCTCAGGGCTATGGAGTAGGGAGTAGTGGTGCTTTGGTAGCAGCTATCTATGATAAGTATGCCCAAGATAAAATTACGGTTCTTGAAAATTTAACCAGAGAGAAGCTCTTAAAGCTGAAACTTATTTTTTCTGAAATGGAATCCTTTTTTCACGGAAAATCTTCTGGACTTGATCCTTTAAACAGTTATTTGAGTTTACCAATTCTTATCAATTCCAAAGACAATATTGAGGCTACAGGAATTCCGTCGCAGAAAACCGATGGCAAAGGCGCTGTGTTTTTATTGGATAGTGGTATTATTGGGGAAACTGCTCCTATGGTGCAGATTTTCATGGAAAACATGAAGCAGGAAGGCTTTAGAAACATGATCAAAGATCAGTTCATTAAACATACCGATGCCTGTGTGGAGGATTTCTTGAAAGGTGATTTTAAATCTTTGTTCAAAAACACCAAGCAATTGTCTAAGGTGGTTCTGCATCATTTTAAACCTATGATCCCTAAACAATTCCACGACCTTTGGAAACAAGGGATTGAAACCAACGATTACTACCTGAAATTATGTGGCTCTGGTGGTGGAGGCTACATTCTTGGATTTACGGAAGACTTAGAAAAGGCGAAACAGGCACTTAAGGGACACAAGCTGGAGGTTGTTTATAACTTTTAA